One Epidermidibacterium keratini DNA segment encodes these proteins:
- the ccrA gene encoding crotonyl-CoA carboxylase/reductase: MSTDQILDAIMSGKSEDVAKIDVPESYRAIVVREEDQDMFAGLASRDKDPRKSLHLQEVPTPELGPGEAQIAVMASSVNYNTVWTSIFEPISTFGFLKRYGKTSELAKRHDLPYHIVGSDLAGVVLRVGPGVSKWKPGDEVVAHCLSVELEDPQGHSDTMLDPQQRIWGFETNFGGLADMATVKSNQLMPKPAHLSWEEAACPGLVNSTAYRQLVSKNGAAMKQGDVVVIWGASGGLGSYATQMALNGGAIPVCVVSSPEKAEICRSMGAELVIDRNAEGYKFWKDDSTQDVGEWKRFGSKIRELTGGDDPDIVFEHPGRETFGASVYVTKRGGTIVTCASTSGYMHEYDNRYLWMNLKRIVGSHFANYREAWEANRLIARGLIQPTLSKTFSLEQTGDAALEVHRNLHQGKVGVLCLAPEEDLGVRDQDTRDALGEKIHRFRNK; the protein is encoded by the coding sequence ATGTCCACCGACCAGATTCTCGACGCGATCATGTCCGGCAAGTCCGAGGACGTCGCGAAGATTGATGTCCCGGAGTCCTATCGCGCCATCGTGGTGCGCGAAGAGGACCAGGACATGTTTGCCGGGCTCGCCTCGCGCGATAAGGACCCACGCAAGTCCCTGCACCTGCAGGAGGTGCCGACCCCCGAACTCGGTCCGGGCGAGGCGCAGATCGCGGTGATGGCCTCCTCGGTCAACTACAACACCGTGTGGACCTCGATCTTCGAGCCGATCTCGACCTTCGGCTTCCTGAAGCGCTACGGCAAGACCAGCGAGCTGGCCAAGCGCCACGACCTGCCCTACCACATCGTCGGCTCCGACCTAGCCGGCGTCGTACTGCGCGTAGGCCCGGGCGTCTCGAAGTGGAAGCCCGGCGACGAGGTCGTCGCGCACTGCCTGTCGGTCGAGCTCGAGGACCCGCAGGGCCACAGCGACACCATGCTGGACCCGCAGCAGCGCATCTGGGGCTTTGAGACCAACTTCGGCGGGCTGGCCGACATGGCGACCGTCAAGTCCAACCAGCTGATGCCCAAGCCGGCGCACCTGTCGTGGGAAGAGGCCGCCTGCCCGGGCCTGGTCAACTCGACCGCCTACCGCCAGCTCGTCTCCAAGAACGGCGCGGCGATGAAGCAGGGCGATGTCGTGGTGATCTGGGGCGCCTCCGGTGGCCTGGGTTCCTACGCCACCCAGATGGCGCTCAACGGCGGCGCCATCCCGGTGTGCGTCGTCTCCTCGCCGGAGAAGGCCGAGATCTGCCGCAGCATGGGCGCCGAGCTGGTGATCGACCGCAACGCCGAGGGCTACAAGTTCTGGAAGGACGACTCCACCCAGGACGTCGGCGAGTGGAAGCGCTTCGGCTCGAAGATCCGCGAGCTGACCGGCGGCGATGACCCGGACATCGTCTTCGAGCACCCGGGACGCGAGACGTTCGGCGCCTCGGTCTACGTCACCAAGCGCGGCGGCACGATCGTGACCTGTGCGTCGACCTCGGGCTACATGCACGAGTACGACAACCGCTACCTGTGGATGAACCTCAAGCGCATCGTCGGCTCGCACTTCGCCAACTACCGCGAGGCCTGGGAGGCCAACCGGCTGATCGCGCGCGGGCTGATCCAGCCGACCCTGTCCAAGACGTTCAGCCTCGAGCAGACCGGCGATGCGGCCCTCGAGGTGCACCGCAACCTGCACCAGGGCAAGGTCGGCGTACTCTGCCTCGCTCCTGAGGAGGACCTCGGCGTGCGCGATCAGGACACCCGCGACGCGCTGGGCGAGAAGATCCACCGCTTCCGCAACAAGTAG